One window of Halorussus sp. MSC15.2 genomic DNA carries:
- a CDS encoding archaeosine biosynthesis radical SAM protein RaSEA encodes MSKPSPDVYEQGRGMDAHNKVMRDIRAQKDETYDPHEPTRVWIDEDRTPGGVYQSLTIILNTGGCRWARAGGCTMCGYVAESVEGGSVAHDALMDQIDVCLDHEREQIEQGEADGKSGLIKIYTSGSFLDEREVGAETRQAIAETFADRERIVVESLPDFVDREKLADFTEQGLDTDVAIGLETATDRVRHDCVNKYFDFEDFIEASEHAEAAGAGVKAYLLMKPPFLSESEAIEDMKSSVRRCAEYAHTVSMNPTNVQRYTMVDELYFRDGYRPPWLWSVAEVLEDTADADAIVVSDPVGHGSDRGPHNCGECDDRVQKAIKDFDIRQDASVFGEVSCECEATWEAVVEREKSFSLPLAR; translated from the coding sequence ATGAGCAAGCCGAGTCCGGACGTCTACGAGCAGGGCCGGGGGATGGACGCGCACAACAAGGTGATGCGCGACATCCGCGCCCAGAAGGACGAGACGTACGACCCACACGAACCCACGCGGGTCTGGATAGACGAGGACCGCACGCCCGGCGGCGTCTACCAGAGCCTCACCATCATCCTCAACACCGGCGGGTGTCGGTGGGCGCGCGCCGGCGGGTGTACGATGTGCGGCTACGTCGCCGAGTCCGTCGAGGGCGGGTCGGTCGCCCACGACGCGCTGATGGACCAGATAGATGTCTGTCTCGACCACGAGCGAGAGCAAATCGAACAGGGCGAGGCCGACGGGAAATCCGGTCTCATCAAAATCTACACCTCCGGGTCGTTCCTCGACGAGCGAGAGGTGGGCGCGGAGACCCGGCAAGCCATCGCCGAGACGTTCGCCGACCGCGAGCGCATCGTGGTCGAGAGCCTCCCGGACTTCGTGGACCGCGAGAAACTGGCCGACTTCACCGAGCAGGGTCTCGACACCGACGTGGCCATCGGTCTCGAAACCGCGACCGACCGCGTGCGCCACGACTGCGTCAACAAGTACTTCGACTTCGAGGACTTTATCGAGGCGAGCGAACACGCCGAGGCCGCCGGAGCGGGCGTGAAGGCCTACCTCCTGATGAAGCCCCCGTTCCTCTCCGAATCCGAGGCCATCGAGGACATGAAGTCCTCCGTCCGGCGGTGCGCCGAGTACGCCCACACCGTCTCGATGAACCCGACCAACGTCCAGCGCTACACCATGGTGGACGAACTCTACTTCCGGGACGGCTACCGCCCGCCGTGGCTCTGGTCGGTCGCGGAGGTGCTCGAGGACACCGCGGACGCCGACGCCATCGTGGTCTCGGACCCCGTGGGTCACGGGTCGGACCGCGGCCCCCACAACTGCGGGGAGTGCGACGACAGAGTCCAGAAGGCCATCAAGGACTTCGACATCCGGCAGGACGCGAGCGTCTTCGGAGAAGTGTCCTGCGAGTGCGAGGCGACGTGGGAAGCGGTCGTGGAGCGCGAGAAGAGCTTCAGCCTCCCGCTGGCGCGGTAG
- a CDS encoding VanZ family protein yields MAALAALLAVGYGVGIEFVQAPLARRHFSVADMVADGVGAFVAVLVWRLGVEFAGRSASEKRVEREV; encoded by the coding sequence GTGGCCGCGCTCGCGGCCCTGCTGGCGGTCGGCTACGGCGTCGGCATCGAGTTCGTGCAGGCCCCGCTCGCGCGGCGACACTTCTCGGTCGCGGACATGGTCGCCGACGGGGTCGGGGCGTTCGTCGCGGTTCTCGTCTGGCGACTCGGCGTCGAGTTCGCGGGTCGGTCGGCCTCGGAGAAAAGGGTGGAACGAGAGGTGTGA
- a CDS encoding ubiquitin-like small modifier protein 1 produces the protein MDLTLRFFANFREAVGQKTLERDYPDGTTVGDVLTDLTEEYGLDLFEDGDLRSQLSVMKNGTDVVHIDGVDTQLADGDTLSVFPPVAGGSDAAAAEE, from the coding sequence ATGGACCTCACACTGCGCTTCTTCGCCAACTTCCGCGAGGCGGTCGGCCAGAAGACCCTCGAACGCGACTACCCAGACGGGACTACCGTCGGCGACGTGCTGACGGACCTCACCGAGGAGTACGGTCTCGACCTCTTCGAGGACGGCGACCTCCGGTCCCAGTTGTCCGTGATGAAGAACGGCACGGACGTGGTTCACATCGACGGTGTGGACACCCAGCTCGCGGACGGCGACACGCTGAGCGTCTTCCCGCCGGTCGCGGGCGGAAGCGACGCCGCGGCGGCGGAGGAGTGA
- a CDS encoding GNAT family N-acetyltransferase yields the protein MEIREATENDIPTIRTVAREAWTEAYADAVPESVVESAVSEWYAEETMSRIIADDEQVCLVATDEDGDIVGFSHGATDDGAGDVLRLYVHPDRWNEGIGTAVLEAMEERLTAMGAETIQAMVLAENEMGNAFYEDHGFEKTDEAETQLDGATRTENVYAKAH from the coding sequence ATGGAGATTCGAGAGGCCACCGAGAACGACATCCCGACCATCAGGACGGTCGCCCGCGAAGCGTGGACGGAAGCCTACGCCGACGCGGTACCCGAATCGGTCGTCGAGAGCGCCGTCTCCGAGTGGTACGCCGAGGAGACGATGTCTCGAATCATCGCCGATGACGAGCAGGTGTGTCTAGTCGCGACCGACGAAGACGGCGACATCGTCGGGTTCTCGCACGGAGCGACCGACGACGGTGCCGGCGACGTGCTCCGCCTGTACGTCCACCCCGACAGGTGGAACGAGGGCATCGGGACCGCCGTGCTGGAGGCGATGGAGGAGCGACTCACCGCGATGGGCGCGGAGACGATTCAGGCCATGGTGTTGGCCGAGAACGAGATGGGGAACGCCTTCTACGAGGACCACGGGTTCGAGAAGACCGACGAGGCGGAGACCCAACTCGACGGAGCGACCCGGACCGAGAACGTCTACGCCAAGGCGCACTGA
- a CDS encoding aldehyde ferredoxin oxidoreductase family protein yields the protein MTDLGGFQDHVARIDLSDEAVDYEGIDDEDAEKYIGARGLGVKYVFDQGPDVDPLGPDNLLAFMNGPLTGTQTVMSGRIAVCTKSPLTNTVTDSHHGGWSGARLKWAGFDGLLFEGEAEDPVYAVVEDGEVELRDASHVWGWGVHDTIDELEDECEGSYGKNLSAMAIGPGGENQVRYACIMNEDDRASGRGGTGAVMGSKNLKAVVVKSSTKMPKPADQETFREGHQQAMQVIQESDVTAPNEGGLSMYGTNVLMNLTEEMDGLPTRNAQHTSTSSEAEADASEPNIDAENVSGENVRENILVDEPTCHSCPVACKKEVEVQVHHKGEDHNVRMESYEYESAWALGPNSMNDDRDKVAMMIDRCNDMGVDTIDMGNTMAMAMEASEEGYLDEGLDWGDADTMIEMIERVANREDDLADLLAEGSMRASEELGDGDMSLDVKGQSMAAYDPRAMKGMAIGYATSNRGACHLRGYTPSAEILGIPNKVDPSEPEGKGELCATFQDLHAISDSFDICKFNAFAEGIEEYVMQYNGMTGLDVSEEELMEAGERIYNLERYYNNLVGFDGSDDDLPARFVEGNEKAIPGEGGSEGQLVELDQLKDEYYEVRGWEDGVVPDEKLDELGIDVGPGTGVSSGGAAASGDD from the coding sequence ATGACTGACCTCGGCGGATTCCAAGACCACGTCGCCAGAATCGACCTGAGCGACGAAGCGGTAGATTACGAAGGCATCGACGACGAGGATGCCGAGAAGTACATCGGCGCGCGCGGACTCGGCGTGAAGTACGTCTTCGACCAAGGACCGGACGTGGACCCCCTCGGTCCCGACAACCTGCTGGCGTTCATGAACGGGCCGCTCACGGGGACTCAGACCGTGATGAGCGGGCGAATCGCGGTGTGTACCAAGTCGCCGCTCACCAACACCGTCACCGACTCCCACCACGGCGGCTGGTCCGGAGCGCGACTCAAGTGGGCCGGGTTCGACGGCCTGCTGTTCGAGGGCGAGGCCGAAGACCCCGTCTACGCCGTCGTCGAGGACGGCGAAGTCGAACTCCGCGACGCCTCCCACGTCTGGGGTTGGGGCGTCCACGACACCATCGACGAACTCGAAGACGAGTGCGAGGGGTCGTACGGCAAGAACCTCTCGGCGATGGCCATCGGACCCGGCGGCGAGAATCAGGTCCGGTACGCCTGCATCATGAACGAGGACGACCGCGCCTCGGGCCGCGGCGGCACCGGCGCGGTGATGGGGTCGAAGAACCTCAAGGCGGTCGTCGTCAAGTCCTCCACGAAGATGCCCAAACCCGCCGACCAAGAGACGTTCCGGGAGGGCCACCAGCAGGCGATGCAGGTGATTCAGGAGTCGGACGTGACCGCCCCGAACGAGGGCGGTCTCTCGATGTACGGCACCAACGTCCTGATGAACCTGACCGAGGAGATGGACGGCCTGCCGACGCGCAACGCTCAGCACACGAGTACGAGCAGCGAGGCGGAGGCCGACGCCTCCGAACCCAACATCGACGCCGAGAACGTCTCGGGCGAGAACGTCCGGGAGAACATCCTCGTTGACGAACCCACCTGTCACTCCTGTCCGGTCGCGTGCAAGAAGGAGGTCGAGGTGCAGGTCCACCACAAGGGTGAGGACCACAACGTCCGGATGGAGTCCTACGAGTACGAGTCGGCGTGGGCGCTCGGCCCGAACTCGATGAACGACGACCGCGACAAGGTCGCCATGATGATAGACCGGTGCAACGACATGGGCGTGGATACCATCGACATGGGCAACACGATGGCCATGGCCATGGAGGCCTCCGAGGAGGGCTACCTCGACGAAGGCCTCGACTGGGGCGACGCCGACACCATGATAGAGATGATAGAGCGCGTCGCCAACCGCGAGGACGACCTCGCGGACCTGCTCGCGGAGGGGTCGATGCGCGCGTCCGAGGAACTCGGCGACGGCGACATGTCCCTCGACGTGAAGGGCCAGAGCATGGCGGCCTACGACCCGCGGGCGATGAAGGGGATGGCAATCGGCTACGCCACCTCGAACCGCGGGGCCTGCCACCTCCGGGGGTACACGCCCTCGGCCGAGATTCTGGGCATCCCGAACAAGGTGGACCCCAGCGAACCCGAGGGGAAGGGCGAACTCTGCGCCACGTTCCAAGACCTCCACGCCATCAGCGACTCGTTCGACATCTGCAAGTTCAACGCCTTCGCGGAGGGCATCGAGGAGTACGTCATGCAGTACAACGGCATGACGGGACTCGACGTGAGCGAGGAGGAACTCATGGAGGCGGGCGAGCGCATCTACAACCTCGAACGCTACTACAACAACCTCGTCGGGTTCGACGGGAGCGACGACGACCTGCCGGCCCGGTTCGTTGAGGGCAACGAGAAGGCCATCCCCGGAGAGGGCGGTTCCGAGGGCCAACTCGTGGAACTCGACCAACTCAAGGACGAGTACTACGAGGTCCGCGGGTGGGAGGACGGCGTGGTCCCCGACGAGAAACTGGACGAACTCGGCATCGACGTCGGTCCCGGTACCGGCGTGAGTTCCGGCGGCGCGGCCGCGTCGGGCGACGACTAA